Within Paenibacillus sp. RUD330, the genomic segment CTTGAGTCCGTACGTGTCTTCGATGTCTATACGGGCGAGAAGCTCGGCGCCGGACGCAAGAGCGTCGCGCTGTCGCTCGTCTACCGCCATCCGGAGCGCACGATGACGGACGAAGAGATCGCCGGCCTTCATGCCAAGGCCGTCGCCGAATTGGAACAATCTTTCTCCGCTGAATTGCGGAAATAGGCAGGAAACGCGTAAAGCCGCATCGAAGTAGTCCCCAAAGAGGACTGCGGATGCGGTTTTTCCTTTTGAGTGCCGGATTCCGAAGCCTTTTGGGGCGTTTGCTCGTCGTAAGGAAATAGGTTTTTTTCGATAGGGATATATGCATTCGGCAATCGCTACATAACGAGCAGCACGGAACGGCTCGCCACCTGAATGACAGGAACCACATGAACACATCAACATGCGAACCATCGCCCGTCACCGGGCCTTAATATAGAGGCTTGCACCGATGCCCGGCACCGCCGAAGACAGGAATCGCCTGTTCCTCGGGAGCGCTTTCGCCGCCGCTGGCAGACATCGGGAGCACAGCCGTACAACAACGGGAGGATACCGCCTTGAAGGAAGCCGATCGCTTGAAAGTAACGGTGGATATATACGGACATCAATACAAACTCACAGGCCACTCCAGCATCGACTATATCCGCCGGGTGGCGGCTCTCGTCGACGAGAACATGCATAAGCTGGCGAAAGGCTATCCGAGACTCGACATGCCGAGGCTGGCTGTGCTGGCGGCGGTGCATATGGCGGAGGACGTGTTCCGGCTGCGCAGCGACAGCGACCTGCTGAAGGAAGAGCAGAGCCTGCGCAAGACGCTTGTCGGAGAGCTCGAGAAAGCCCAGGCTTCGGTCGAGGGCATGCAGGAGGAGATGAAGCGGCGCGAGGAGGAGTCCAGGGCACGCCTCGATCAGCTGCTGAGCGAACGGGAACAAGCCGAGCGGGCCATGCGCAGCGAAGCGGAGGAAAGGCTTGGAGCGGTACAGGCCGCCGTAAAGGAAGAGACGCTGCGCCTGGAACGCGAAGGCTCCGAAGCCGCCGCTCGGCTAGAGGAGCGTTGGCTGGCTGAGCGCGAGGAGCTCGTAAGGGCGCATCGCGGCGAGATCGAGGAGCGCGAGCGGCAGCATGAGAGCGAGCGCGGCGCATCGGCCCGCTTGCTGGAGTCGGAGCGCAAGGAATGGGAGCGGATGTACGAGGAGTCCCAGGAGCGCGAGGAAGCTCACGCTGCGGCGCTGGAGCAGTCGGCGAGCCGGTATGCGGCGGAAAGCTCGGCGCTGAAGGATGCCTTGGAGCGCGAGCGCAAGCTTCTTCAGACGCAGCTTGAGGAGTCCAGGCGAGAGCTTGAGGAGCTGCTGGAGGGCGAGCGGGCAGCGGCTGCGGCACGCTTCGAGGAGCAGCGCTGCGAGCTCGACGAGGCTCACGCGGCACAGATCGAGGAGCGGGAGGCCAGGTTCGCCTCCGAGATGAAGAACCTCGAAAGCTCCTTGCAGCAGAAAGTCGCGGAGCTGCAGGAGCTGTACGACCGCGAGGCGGATGCCCGCGCCGTGGAGCGCGCCGAGCTTGAACAGCTCTATGAAGCGGAGTGCCGCGAGCGCGAGCAGGAGAGGGAAGCTTTGCTGCAGCAGCATCAGGAGGAGCTTGCTGCCCGCGAGAAGCTGTATCGCGAGCAGGTGAGCGCTCTGGAGGAGAAGCTGCTCGCCGAGCGCAAGGGCAAGGAAAGCGAGCTGGAGCAGCTGCGCGCTCGTCTGAGAGCGGAGATGGAAGGCGCGCTTGCCGGCCGGGAGGCCGATTGGCGCAGCGAGGCTGCGAAGCTGGAGGAGCGCCATGAGGCGCTTCTCGCAGAAGCGGCGGCCGCAGCGGAAGCGGCTATGGAGGAACGCGAGGCGAAGCTGCGGCTGGAGCTTGAGAGCCGGCAAAGCGAGGCGGCAGCCGCTGCCGAGGCGGCGCATCGCGAGCGCGAGGAGCAATTGCGCAAGCGGCATGATAGCGAGCTTGGCGAGGCGGCGGCTGCGGCGCAAGCGGCCTTGCTGGCGCGCGAGGCGGAGCTGCGCAAGCAGCAGGAGAGCGAGCTTGGCGAGGCGGCGGCTGCGGCGCAAGCGGCCTTGCTGGCGCGCGAGGCGGAGCTGCGCAAGCAGCAGGAGAGCGAGCTTGGCGAGGCGGCGGCTGCGGCGCAAGCGGCCTTGCTGGCGCGCGAGGCGGAGCTGCGCAAGCGGCATGAGAGCGAGCTTGGCGAGGCTGCGGCTGCGGCGCAAGCGGCGTTGCAGGAGCGCGAGGCAGAGCTGCGCAAGCAGCAGGAGAGCGAGCTTTCCGAGGCGCTGGCCGCTGCCGAGGCTTTGCTGCAGGAGGCGGAGCAGTCCCGGATCGACGCTGAAG encodes:
- the zapA gene encoding cell division protein ZapA, producing the protein MKEADRLKVTVDIYGHQYKLTGHSSIDYIRRVAALVDENMHKLAKGYPRLDMPRLAVLAAVHMAEDVFRLRSDSDLLKEEQSLRKTLVGELEKAQASVEGMQEEMKRREEESRARLDQLLSEREQAERAMRSEAEERLGAVQAAVKEETLRLEREGSEAAARLEERWLAEREELVRAHRGEIEERERQHESERGASARLLESERKEWERMYEESQEREEAHAAALEQSASRYAAESSALKDALERERKLLQTQLEESRRELEELLEGERAAAAARFEEQRCELDEAHAAQIEEREARFASEMKNLESSLQQKVAELQELYDREADARAVERAELEQLYEAECREREQEREALLQQHQEELAAREKLYREQVSALEEKLLAERKGKESELEQLRARLRAEMEGALAGREADWRSEAAKLEERHEALLAEAAAAAEAAMEEREAKLRLELESRQSEAAAAAEAAHREREEQLRKRHDSELGEAAAAAQAALLAREAELRKQQESELGEAAAAAQAALLAREAELRKQQESELGEAAAAAQAALLAREAELRKRHESELGEAAAAAQAALQEREAELRKQQESELSEALAAAEALLQEAEQSRIDAEARLRERTASLEAELERLRLASSAEREAAASELRESLERAAREIEHVKEAAERRELERSKDAEAELERARAEAAAETERIREELRLSAAAAEAKLAAAEAAAARAGEEAVKAEAKAAKLEESNSRNRDQWQSELKKLEDAHQGELLRSADGWAEERSELEKRLGEAAASNAALQEEWSKRISDAEEHLYSVLEQEEARGRLLEASQAQLRGTQQDLDLARGRLEELQAKLAAAEDRLAQVEQGHQGRVSGLLEELRSAQARAESLERQAAERSAQAEAEREASERAAGERMLQLEEKLRELKQLAAQREDQLRQLAEEQEEQSGTEAELRREMERARQEAAASGSALERLESVLQELEAERSDNRDGISHLHTENERLAESHERLKIEHEKLRSEYSKLQTEYNEWIELIEQS